The stretch of DNA TGCCGTAAAATATTCTCTGACAGTCCGCGGTACAtagaaatacaataattaacgTTATACGTGGTACAGACAGCAACAAAAACAACTGACTAATTAATCAGCTAtgactttaaaaattatttatacactcatttaaatcaattttttttcataaataacccttttgtaatttattttggtaaattaattattgtagatGAGGATACAAAAGTAAGTATGCCATCAAAGTGTTTTGTTATGCAGTTATTTTTGTAGCTCATTGTATGTACAAAAAGTATCTACACTGAAGTAAAATAGTGGAcgaattttcataaatattcacttatacatattttaaatcatgaGAAACACATAAGAAAAATTCCAAATAATTGACATAAACATTGGTCATAAATTGATATGAAATGacaaatacatacattacaCCAATATTTTTAGCAAGAAGTTACGTCACTTCGCCCTTCCTCTACACCTTCCCTCACTTTAGCCTCTAATAACATCTGCTACTCATGACTAGGGTTGCCATATAGGTTTTAcaaaacgtataaaaaaaatatagtacacttcaaaaaattatagtattattataaaaaaacaaataatagacaaatatatatttgttactgaCCCATCATTCAAAAGCTACTGTAAAGGAGCgttcacatatttttaaaattaagtatttgtttactAGATTGAAGTgttgaaaatattgtagttttgcGTACTATTTCTTCAACAGTGTACTATAGTACGCAAACCCAAAATCAGTacaatactataaattataatacagttGGCAACCCTACTCATGACTAACTTTACCAGCCGTTATAATAAACGTCAGTTGTACACTCAAACGCAATAATAGCTGAACAAATCCAAAACATATTTACTGGTGAAAAAAAGTCACATTCCGAAATgggtttgaatttgttcaagTTATTTTGGGGCTGACTGTAATATCACTTCCATAAAAGTAGTCAAGTATCTTAATATTGGACTGTTGTCAATACTTTCATATGTACAGTACTTCTGATCTATATCCCGTAATGTAGAATGGTATCTGGTGATGAAGAAAGGTATCTCACCGCACTATAGAgcgaaggaacagagtgcttgtgtattgcacacacttgtgcattataatatctcctgcatggTTGATCTCCTTTGAGATTGGTGAATTGGTATTCGTACTTAAAAATAGGACGAAATCATAGACAATGTGATGGTACTAAAATGGCAAATATAATGTAATCAGTAGattctaaattatttcatattaacctgtatattataataaatatatattttttatatttgccttTGACGGGCAATTTGCTTTGAATTACAATTTCATGCATTCCATCCaatttgaaactatttttaagtaaaggccagctaataaaaaaaaaacagtaatgtCTGTGGATTATAATACCAGTGGCTTAATAAAAGTCATTTATGTGTGAACTGAGAAAAACATGGATCAAGTTTACTTTTTTGGCAATCACATCTATCATAAAAGGCACAAGTGATTGAACACTGCAATTAAATATAGGCCGTATGTAATAGCAGCgtaaagtttaatttcaacatatCTACAGATTAGGGGTCGCTCAGGTATTAGGTAAGTACTAAAGGGACGAGAGGGAGGGGTCTTCagtttgcttattttaaataacatggGAAGGGTCTGAATAGTAAATACgtcagcaatatttatttacaaatttttggataaataaaattaaaccaatttaaaaaatattttgtaaacatacCTATGCTTTCTTGGGGTCGTAAGAACGGTGCTGCTGACAAAAGGCGCGGATGGGGAGGGGACCTAAATACTAAAATTCTGTTTACATAATACTCGCAGGGCCTAAAagaggacgcaatttttttttaaaatcataatgattCCTCAATGTTTCGTAATCAAACTCAATTTATGTAACATCCTGTAGGTTGCAAGTTTTCAAACTCATAACGAAAAACTCATGAATATATTAAAGTCTACTTTGCTAATTTTATGAGAGATGTATTAATGTTTCCTGtgtttaatatctatttaacaCTTACACTAATTGGCATGGATTTATACATGGTGGTTTTGAttttgcgttattaaatgaaaacataaactAATCTTGTAAACATTgtactataaattattctattgagataaaataaaaaaaggtaaattacgaataaaataaaaattgataaaaggtagttttaattttacatcccCTACGGCCACTTCTACACAAACATAATTTGTGGGAAGGGCAACATGATTTCCaccagaaatacactcacacacaccatattcgcattaaactaaaaacgatattaaatcagaaaactaaaaccgggattttcggcgaaaatattagtttttcataaataatttttggcacaatgttagccaAGGTacagacgagtatgtggtttcatttactaacgcaatgtTCAAATGAACCTTCTGTATAATATAATCGGAATAAGCATCGAATCCGCCTAGAATACAGTAATTAATGCTAAGGCATGCGTCAacgaataaaatgtaatatcgtATCGAAAATAATCTTTCAACACCTACTTATACATGAGTTTTAGCGATCGTAAATTGTAATAGCACCTTACTATAGGAAGTGTATACTATAGATAATTTCCAAAATGTAAGTCTTAAATGGCtaggaaagttttttttttatagtacatTATCTTGTAAtagtttgataaaattttaaaatgatcatGATTTAGGCAAATGTTTGCAACGTTTACGCCTTAATTACCAAAAGATTTCAATACGTTCTCAATCTTAAATCCTCGATCCGAAGTAAGAATTGACCAATCACGACGAGTTATTTATAAGTACAACAAAAGTACTTAGCACTGACTGGTCCATATCGCCATCGATAGAAAAAAAAGATTAGGGTCGTTTATTTAATTCGTCGATAGGACTTACGGACATTtgaacttatataaaaaaaattacttgattttttatttagtttttcacGCGAAATCTCATTATTGATCGTAATACTCAATCCATAGACAAtatcaatcttacttataaaaaattcgcaaaactatgcttagttacaacaaaaatttactcgatcagctataagtcaaaacccgccaaattgcctcttaataaggttcaaactaggaaaccggtgatgttttgacagctatttaagcaatactGAACCACCTCTTAAccctaaaacaagtttataagtaagactgtatattaaGGACGTGCCATGTTTGACCATTCCGCACTAGTACTTAAGAAAATGCTCATgcgcatatttatataaattattacgtaaatagcagtggcgaagcttCGATACAACCTGATTCTTACTGGCTtcacttttaggtttatttacgtttgtcttagtttttgttttattaaattggcCACGATATGCTAACTAAGGCATTAGTTATTTGCCTCGAGATTACTTTTGAAAAtccactcttcgccactggtaacaGACAAgtctttaagatttatttacgAGTGTATAGTGGTACAAAACGGTACACATGGGCGCCGTCAAGAATAGTTGTAGGGAAGTGCATTAGCACCTACGCATAATACTACAGAATATCAATGATCGGTATAAACCGAATGGCGTTGCCGTTTCACAATATCTTATGACTTGTATTGAATTTTTGTTTAgtgtaaaaatacattttaatgatcCGTTATACTCTACTTCCGTTATGCTATATgctttatttatgattttatcatgaaaaattatattattataaaatacgttatgactttaataaaaaatggaatGCATTGTCTAACTTATTAACGATTCAAGAATATCAATGGGGATAAAAAGAATGGTAACAATGAAATTTAAGTGAAAATAACTTGAAAATTTTACTCgtcgttttgtttttttaacaacttaatactatttttaataatgataagtttaagtacacaaaaaaatacttgtgaAAATTAATATCTTCATTTTGGTAAGACaatttagatatataattaaatactttaaggAATAAATACTATGTTCACGTTTATAGTGTTATATTGGAATGTAGTTTCTTCAACATCGTAAAATATTGAGTATTTACTCAAATAAAATGTCCATTTTGGAAGTAGCCttgtaaattatgaatttgGCTACATTTCTTAAGGAACCTACAGTTTCTAAGTGCTGTTATGatgtaaaaatactttcttttaaTTCATGAACATCGATGACAATTAAGAATGCATTCTATCGAAACGACGCCATCTATCGGCGATAATAAACTAACGTAAGTGCTATCTCCGGATCGATCTAGAGGATAAACCAATTAAATTTTAgcttaagtaagtatatttaatgtTCTTTCAAACAGGCATACTAGGGCAGTTaccagttttatttacataaaattataattatgtaatataaagtaatactaaaaaattattttatcaaaatggcattaaaattggttgaaaaataaagtcagtattaatatttgaaatattctaAACAAGCAGGTCCGTGTTGGGGTTATCGTGCTATTTCTTTGTCATGAAATCAGCCTCATGGCCGACGATacacggtgacgtcacagtttgctattactgtcaTTTGACAGCTAACCATTCCGCGAAATTTCAAAGcttgtatattgtatttattattaagttttccGATACATTGTAGATGTGATTTctgataagtatatttaaaaagtcaACTACTCTATTAAGTCGAAGGGCGAGGAACAGTTTTCTCTCCTCGGTTGACAGTTCACACTTCCGAGACCCTACTTGCCATACGGCGCGTTGGTACTTATAATCAGGTGCAATAGTATCAATTTCCCGTGTCCatttaaaacaactttattCTGACTGGTTTATTTTCACAATCGatttaacccgtgaggtagctgaatgtttgccggcaaacattgacagctacgcgtgtgacggaaaaataaccttattatgtagtatatatgtagtatataaggttataatcccgtgacacacgcaaatgtcatgtagctgtcttggctcgccggcgattcacgagagaccaagagttaaagaCTGCGATTAGGCTAGTTTATCGAAATCGTTCGATTTAACTATTTAACTTCAAGATAGAAAGCTCTTATTCCCTTTACATAGAGTTGTAAGTCTCCGAGCATAAAATTGGTCTACTTTCTTCGACACAAAAATAGAGTAACTGAAAAGTGATTTTGTCTTACATATTATTTCCAATAGCATATACAACTATCGCTTTACTAACGCAATAATTGACATATCAAAGTTCGGTGCATTCTCAGTGTGTTTCAACAACCAATCGGATAGCTTTAGTCCTCGCAACGCGAtaccaatttatatattaaaattcctataatGGGATATGTACTGAGGTAACGTGTCTCAGATcgatttggtccttcgagctggATTCCTAATTACGTGAGCGTGTTAAGAAATTCCTATGATAGGAATCATGATTTCCTATTTTTATAAGCGTTACAAAACTTCTATAGTGGAATTTTGGATTACTATGAGCTGGTTACAAAATTTCCATAATGGGATTCCGTATTTCTATAATTTCTTTACAAAACTCATTAGTATTCTGGATTCCTGAGCTCGTAAATTCCTATAATGGGATTATTGTTCTACTATAGTAATGTCATACGGGCCGTTGCGTGGCGCGGCGGTACCGCTGCAGGATGTACTAGAGGTGCAGCACTTGCCCGTCGTCCTTGGACGGGACAGGGAAAGCGTGCGGTTCCGTCTGCTCCTCTAATGTGATCGCTGTAAGGTCCACGATTTCATCTTGTTCGTCTTGATCGAATCTGTAgcgggaaaatatatttcattcaaaCTTGAAGGATCAAAATTacataatctttaaatgccctAGCGCTAAGCTAAACATTCGGACCACAAATGTTTGGCCGGGAAATTTCTcacagtaaattaaataactacgAGTTATTGCTTGCagctcatcatcatcatcatcagccgcagaatgtccactgGTGACCATGGGCCTCCTCAAAAGAGTTCCAAATAGACTTTCGGTTTgctcacataaaaaaaattccCGAGTGTAAATCACGGAATACTAGGAGCCTAGATTTCAAATCCATTTGGCATCACGCAAATCCTCACCTGTCTTCGTCAGGTTCGCTGGAGGGCTGCGAGGTGCGCGACACGGTctccggcggcggcggcgggccgGCGCGCTGGTTCGCGGGCCGCACCGTGATGATCAGGTTCGAAGAGTTCGCCACCATCATATCGGTCACCTGGGGAATGAGGATTATTATAGAGGTCATTCCTGTACTTGGCTgccaataaaatacttacttaaaaagtaaaatgtgAAAACTTTGTGGGTGATACAgtcaaaaagcggcgatagcttggTTGgcagtggaacggactgccgagacgaatgtctgcaggttcaaaatccaagggcacacacctctgaatttaaTTCACCTTTTCTAAagttaagtgtgtattctttgtgaattatcgcttgctttaattgtgaaggaaaacattgtgaggaaatctgcatacctgagaagttctttataagtattttgagggtatgtaaagtatgccaatccgcactaggccagcgtggtaaggcctaatccctgtccaTAGTAGTGGAgtcccgtgcccaacagtgggacaatagcACACGGGAGTGGTCTAGATGAATCATATCTATTAATTCAACTAATTTTCTGCCAATCGACACTATGATTGCTTGTTCGGGACCAGACATATACATAATGGTACCGGAACACGACGCACTCACATGgaccgctatggcgggttttacacctaccaccagcagtctTAGTACAATATACGTTATCAACTCACTGACCATTGGACTCCGCGAGCCGCGAAATAAATACATCAGGCAAATGCTTGACGCCGGTACACGTCACTCTGACTGACGTCTATTAACGTACCTGATCTAGCGTCTTGTTAGAGACGTCGATGCCGTTGACCTCCAGCACCTCGTCGTTGACTCCCAGCAGGCCGGTGGACTCGGCCAGGCCGCCGGGCACCAGCCGCGATATGAATATACCCGGTGATCGCTCGACGCCATTAGGCGTCACTCGGACTGACGTGCCGTCTCTGTGGGCAAATCAAGATATCAATAAGTATAAACGGAAAAGCTGCGTAAcaagttaaaacttaaaattaaaataaaatctacaataaatattaacttgtaTATAGAATACTGAGTCTTATATTTTTGTAGCGTATTTTTTTCCTAATTACCCTTATGCCACTCGTATGAGATCGGCCATTTTTAAAGACGCATTCAAGGTTTTGGAGTTGCCTGTCTCACGTCATCTCACTCGTGATCTAGTCCCGAACAAACCAAACCAAGGACCCCTTGGATACTGCCAATAAACGCTGGTATTAGACTAAGGACATGAAGTTGGAATGAATATTACCTGATGAAGAATCCTAGCGGTCGATCCGAGCCGTGCTTCAGTAATTTGACCCTTCTGCACGTTTCCGGCACTATGTCTACGTCTATTATTGCTGATacctgaaattattttattaaattagttatttttttaaattcctatCGATCAAAGGCAACTACATCAAAAATGGTTCAGGTATTCTGGAAATTATAccgaataaatttatatagcTTGTTTCAACTAAGAAAAATACACAACCATAATACTACGAGTGTGTAAAACCAAATCTAAATGACATacacgtaattttaatttatatttaatttaatctaaGCCCGTACGATTGTCCGTACTTACCATTCTAAAATCGTGCGGGTTCGATATCGCTAGGCCCTTGTTCTTGGCGGGCGTCCCGCTGAGTATCGAGGAGATGATGTTGCGCGGGCGCATCGTTCCGTACCCATTGAGCTCTTCCAGACTGTCGCCTGTAAAGAGAAAATGATAAATTTAGACATGAGAAgaatatgataattattatcttataattttgtatttctttgccagtacagtcagctacaaattCAGTAGAACAAATCCCAAATGTTTCAACACGTTAaatttaaccgcaatattattttttatcctttttttttatatattttttttaattacaaagtattgtttggtattccactgcgttctgCGTTCGTTAACTTTAGTTTGCCTACAAGGTTAtcttaaataaactaaaaccttttaagtttatttaagcAAGGAAAAGCAATTGATGACAAGTTTActggcgatttgaaattttgaatttgttcagccgtttttgtggctgactgtacatagtgAGTCAAAGTGTATATGGAGCCTGAATAATGTAAGTATAGCCTGATCGAAAGAATAAAAATCTCGCCATGCTGTAGTAAAATATAGCACTAATTTCTTGTAATGacaaaatcatcatcatcatcatcagcctctATCATTGTCCATAGacaaaggcctcctccaatatgcgctaTTTTATCCTGTAGTAATCTAAGTAATGataacgttaactttaaaacaaaaaaagcaaaAGCGGCGTCCACCATAGTAGGTGTATTATTTTCTTGGTCAAGCTATACTAGTGGAATTTACTAAATAGAGATTTCACAGAATAAATCTAGATTCAACCTTGGTATTAGAAATCTcgcaatatctataaaaaaaaatggtttctataaaaaaaatacgcattaaaatcattattaatattattttacttgttaCTGCTAAATGCTGttaaatattcacataatttcttataaatatattaaaaaaattatctcatGACTATGCATCTAGAATCCATTAGTAATCATTAGTTTTCTCACGAGACTAATGTTAATAGAACCTATTCAAGTCGCCAAACATGGCGGTTGGCCCAAAGGGCATGCCAGGTGGGTATTACTCATGGCCAACGAATGTTGCATATTTACGTGATGAACAGCATATCTAACTGCAAAGGCTATTATATCGCACttctttcttcttttctttctttctttctaataaaataatgacccattccaaaattgccaataggggaccggcctattcttgattttatacattattctatatgtaatggttaataatacgaaaaagaagcactcctgcgaaaactgcataaaaattggttaaaaaatgagcgagtaattcatatttaaaatattgaaatgtgccGAAGTGAgtgcgatgtggggatatcgcttcatctctttctttgatgacgtcacatgtgggtattttgtcTCTATTCTGTTTCCttttaattaccccttccaccaaaattcaaaga from Manduca sexta isolate Smith_Timp_Sample1 chromosome 4, JHU_Msex_v1.0, whole genome shotgun sequence encodes:
- the LOC115454197 gene encoding partitioning defective 6 homolog beta, with product MSKNKIAARIDSQSVEVKTKFDAEFRRFSLSRSEKLKYEDFKALIEKLHRLHDVTFLISYTDPRDGDLLPINNDDNLARALLTARPLLRVIIQRKGDSLEELNGYGTMRPRNIISSILSGTPAKNKGLAISNPHDFRMVSAIIDVDIVPETCRRVKLLKHGSDRPLGFFIRDGTSVRVTPNGVERSPGIFISRLVPGGLAESTGLLGVNDEVLEVNGIDVSNKTLDQVTDMMVANSSNLIITVRPANQRAGPPPPPETVSRTSQPSSEPDEDRFDQDEQDEIVDLTAITLEEQTEPHAFPVPSKDDGQVLHL